Proteins found in one Salvia splendens isolate huo1 chromosome 10, SspV2, whole genome shotgun sequence genomic segment:
- the LOC121752566 gene encoding uncharacterized protein LOC121752566 produces the protein MAKSIIRRSIFTFLKNYQHLTSTPTLLLLPFAVLSLLAPALVSSSRLLPLVHNRLTALFLAAGFPPSSPLLNLLILKLSQTILALLFVSPFSYSSLLLAKAAVIRTLHPNTNTLFKPLLITQLCNTLLILASNATSFFLIAIFFNCLDFSGLSSPSSSILLSAFGVMLYSIILAHAYIICNLAFVSSAVERRGGFMAIIKVCLVIKGRSATALSLALPINLGLAAIEALFQYRVVTGYNQGLNQSAILVEGMLIAYLYGLTLILDTVVGYLFWRSCKRDHYIDQEFSHIIEIHVKGDEFCAKTKVLGLLS, from the coding sequence ATGGCAAAATCAATCATAAGAAGATCAATCTTCACCTTCCTCAAAAACTACCAACACCTCACCTCCACCCCaaccctcctcctcctccccttcGCCGTCTTATCCCTCCTCGCCCCGGCCCTCGTCTCCTCCTCCCGCCTTCTCCCACTAGTTCACAACCGCCTCACCGCCCTCTTCCTCGCGGCTGGCTTCCCTCCATCTTCACCTCTTCTCAACCTCCTCATCCTCAAGCTGTCCCAAACCATCCTCGCCCTCCTCTTCGTCTCCCCTTTCTCTTACTCGTCCCTCCTCCTCGCCAAAGCAGCCGTGATCCGAACCCTACACCCCAACACCAACACACTCTTCAAACCACTCCTCATCACCCAACTATGCAACACACTACTCATTCTTGCATCAAATGCCACATCCTTCTTCCTCATAGCCATCTTCTTCAATTGCCTCGACTTTTCAGGCCTATCGTCGCCCTCTTCCTCCATCCTCCTCTCGGCCTTTGGGGTCATGCTCTACTCCATCATTCTTGCACACGCGTACATCATCTGCAACCTGGCCTTCGTCTCGTCTGCAGTGGAGAGGCGCGGTGGATTCATGGCGATCATCAAGGTGTGCCTCGTGATCAAGGGCAGAAGTGCAACTGCATTGTCGTTGGCTCTGCCTATCAACTTGGGATTGGCTGCCATTGAAGCCCTCTTTCAATACAGAGTTGTTACAGGCTATAATCAAGGCCTAAATCAGTCAGCCATTCTTGTTGAGGGAATGCTGATCGCCTACTTGTATGGTTTGACACTCATTCTTGATACAGTTGTTGGCTACTTGTTTTGGAGAAGCTGCAAAAGGGATCACTATATTGATCAAGAATTCTCTCACATCATCGAAATCCATGTAAAGGGAGATGAGTTTTGTGCAAAAACCAAGGTTTTGGGATTGCTTTcttga